Within Salmo trutta chromosome 30, fSalTru1.1, whole genome shotgun sequence, the genomic segment acattactttactttaataaaatatttcagttgttgtgtatattacatgtGTTTTATTTGACAAATATTATTTTATTCCAAGTCATCGTCTCATCtgtatagagctgctgcctatgctgtctgacaaaatcactattttgtagTTCTTCCAATTAAATAAGGTTTACTTTTATTACTGCTGATTACCAACtgtatcaatcacttagatcatgtatactgaacaaaaatataaacgcaacatgcaacacttgggagccaggcccaaatcaatcaaattgtattggtcacatacacatacttagcagatgttaatgtgggtGTAGTGCAATGCTTTTGGAAAACCCACCATGGAGCCAGGCctaaccaatcagaatgagtttttccccacaaaagggctttattacaggcagaaatactcttcagcagaagtcctggactggcgtggttacatgtggtctgcggttgtgaggccggttggacgtactattAAATTCTtaaaaacgatgttggaggcagcttatggtagggACATTAACATTcaaatctctggcaacagctctgggggTTATTCCtacagtcaacatgccaattgcacgctccctcacaacttgagacatctgatgtattgtgttgtgtgacaaaactgcacattttagagtggccttttattgtccctgtttaatcagcttcttgatataccacacctgtcaggcggatggattgtcttggcaaaggagaaatgctcactaacagggatgtaaacaaatgtgtgcacataatttgagaggataagatttttgtgcgtatggaaaagatcttggatcttttatttcagctcatgaaacatgagaccaacgctttacatgttgcgcttatatttttgttcagtgtatgtatgTAAAACGGACAGAAAAGTAATGTATTAATGTGATGCAGGTCAACTGTGTTACAAGTAAAAATATATTCCGTTATTAAAACAATTGGATGTGCTGAATTAGGCTAATCTTAAAGCACTTAAAATGAACTTCTAGCAATGTTTAATTTTTAATAATAGTGCTTTCGTAGTAAGATTATAATTGTGTTTGTGCATTGTTTTTTATACTGGTTTTAGTAAGAGTAATCCCATAAAGTAAATGTCTGCCCCCCCCTGTAAATAACCTTTTTCAAATCTGGCCCCCTTAAGAATATAGTTGAATAGCCCTGCTGAATTATTAACTTTAGTGTTTTGGGGGACTGAAGTATACTGtactatttactgtagtgttttgggggactgtagtatactgtagtattcactgtaataTTTTGGGGTATATTCCTGTAGCATTTACTGTACTGTTTTTGTCATAGAATAGgggggctttctccttgaggaaacctactggagaaatgcTAAAAGAGctcattttccataacctgtaggtaggtaggtaggtaggtaggtaggactgggttctgaacagagagttcagagcttctgctcttttctataacctgtaagGACGACGACAACAAACTTTGGGACTGGTTAGAACATCTCAGGGCTTCATGCCCACTTCAAACCCTCTTCTCCATGTATCTGTCTGTTGATGGTAAGGATTGGCAAGGTACAAGGGGAGTTCTCCTTTTTTCTTCCTCAACTTGATTTGAGTACAACAAACTTTAATGGATTTAAatgtattctatagtaaactgcaGTATTGTTTATGTGGGATCTGAGACTGGAATATTGCTTATAcccggcgtgtgtgtgtgtctcggagtgtgtgtgtgtcagagtgctGAGTCACTGTGAGAGTTTGGAACCTGACTGGCAGAAACCAGACTGGCTGGTTGGGTTGTctctgaaagagagagattggTACTGAACAACTATCTGGCCAGAGGTCAAGGTCATAAATATCTTGTTGGTAATAAATACCTTGTTCATGTTGATAGACTACACACAACTGGCCAACAGGTGAACATATAGGTGACTTGGGAACAGAAGAGATTCAACTCAAACAGCTCGTCTATTCAGTAAAAAAACTTTTACTTCAGTCCAGCAGTGTTATTGTAGTTACACTACAAATGACATCATTATATAACAATACATTCCTAAAAAACTAAAAacaggtttgaatcctaagcaacctgcctacacataGTCTGAAGTACAATACCAACAAAGCTACTGTAGTAGATCAGAACTGTGTGCTGGAacaccttggtagagcatgggtggaataggcattgtggtgctcatgtgaactTCCTTTCCTTTTCGGCATCAGACCAATGCCTATTTTTACACTGGAAGGTGATTATACAAAATGATACAACATTTCTAAATGCAAAATGTGTCAtattcgtgtatgtaggtggcagggaagtcaggcgcaggagaaaccaaattgGTTGATCTGGagtattttaattaaaaaaataaactccacaaccaaagtacaaaataacatgggaaacatatacccgtcgcacaccgatacaaaacacacgtaacataacatcacaaaaataatcactgacaaggacatgaggggaaacagaatgttaaatacacaacatgtaattaatgggattggaaacaggtgtgtaggaaaacaagacaagacaaatggaaaattagaaactgatcaatgatggctagaaggccggtgacatcgaccgccgaacaccacccgagcaaggaggggcatcgacttcggtagaagtcgtgacagtacccctccctgacacgcggctccagcagtgcgtcgacaccggcctcgggacaacctggaggacgaggtgcagggcaaTCCGGATGGAGATGATGTAACTCTCGAAgcagggaaggatctaacacatcctccaccggaacccatcatctctcctccggagcgtacccctcccagtccacaaggTACTGAAGACCCCTCGCCCGATGTCTTGAATCTAGGATGGAtggaacggagtacgccggggccccctcaatgtccagagggggtggaggaacctcccacacctcagcctcctggagtgggccagccaccaccggcctgaggagagacacatggaacgaggggttaatgcggtaataggagggaagctttaacctataacatactTCGTTCACTCTCTTCATGTCATATGCGTcgtaagaagtggaccaaaatgcagcgggtatatgaatactcatcttcttttattagatggaaaccaaaacaaaacactattacaaaaacaacgacgaaaaacagtcctgtaaggtgctctgactatacaaggaacaactacccacaaaacccatggaaaaacacccctactaaataggaccttcaattagagtaaacgaggaacagctgcctccaattgaaggtcagcccaataaactaaacatagaaatataagaaatagaatgaacatagaaatatattaacatagaacataaccccccccccccaaaaaaacccgcgaaacacacaaaacaaacacacccctgccacgtcctgaccaactacaataacaaaatcaccctttttctgtctgtaatttctgcctcaatttcaagtctgtgtgtgcccttgagcaaggcatttaagtccaattgctcctgtaagttgctctggataagagataTGATGGTAGTGAGATTTGAATTTAACAGTGAGCTTCAAATATTGCCTATACTATTGTGAGGTATCACCCCCACAATATTGCAGCACAAACAGAGGAGTTGACagtaacatatacagtatataacggTATATGCCATTTGTCAGATACTTTTATCCAAAGGCACTATCAGTCATGTGTGcgtcgttttttcccccctcattggTTTCGTTTAGGTACGACAGTCTCAGGCGTTCCATTGCATATACACTACAGACTGAGTTGGTGGACATGGCAAGTGAGTTTTATAAGAGGTTTATATGAGGGATACTATCTTACATCAGTAATAGCATTAGATCATTCATGTTCATATATTATATTGGTTGTACATTGTGTTGCAGCAGTTTCTTGCAGGTAAGTTAGTTAGTGATCTGTGTTAATTCAATGCCTGaacataaattattttacaaAACAAATGAAGGCACACATGGTTACTACGATTGTCCATATTATATTCAGTTTCAACTTATTGCATGTCTCTTGAGATGAGGCATCTTAATTTCAAGGGGTTCCTGAGAATATGATACAAAAACCTATATatagactgagtgtacaaaacattagaatattgagctgcaccccttttgccctcagaacagcctcaattcactgGGACATggtctctacaaggtgttgaaagcgttccacagggatgctggcccatgttgactccaatgcttcccacagttgtgtcaagttggctggatgtcctttgggtggtggaccattcttgacacacacagcaaactgttgagcatgaaaaacacagcagcgctTGCAGTTCTTTACACTGAAACCGGtacacctggtacctactaccataccctgttcaaagacacatacatcttttgtcttgcccattcaccctctgaatgacacatccttcccttcatctacactggttgaagtggatttaacaagtgacatcaataagggatcatagctttcacctggattcacctggtcagtctacagtctgtcatggaaagagcaggtgttcctaatgttttgtacatgcaGTGTAGTCAACATTTTAGCATTATAGCTAGTTGGGTAGTTTCTGCACTATAAAATCAAACATTTTCCTCATTCCAGAGCATTAACCTGGATTATCAATGAGTCTAAGCTGATCCCTTCCAACAGGCAGTTTGCCTTGCCCTTTAGACAACGTCTTACTCATTGCCATGCCAACCATGTTTGACTGAAGCAGAAACTGACTGGGCTAGACTAACAGGGTAGTGTCCTGTATACCtgcgcctctcctctcctctcctctccctcagtccTGGCTGGGGGCCACAACATGGGGGACCAGCTTCAGCTTGATGGGCTTCGTTGGGGCGACGAAGCCGTTGTCAAACAGCTCCAGAGGAGCCTGAGGACACATCCAGGAAGTCAATATGAATACCGATATGAAAACAGCACCATACAGTCTCCACGTGGTGCTGGGAATAAAAGCCCCTTTGCTTAGTTCAACATGGACACAAATGACTTGATGAAACATTCGAGAAGATCAGAACAATATGATCAGTTACAGTTTAATTCTGTTTTGAGAACCTAAACTCACCCAAACAGCTACTACAGTCAACAACACAAAGATATGCCATCACAAGCCAAAATTTCACCACCATTTTCAAACACACGCATTCACTGTACGTATGGACTCAAGCACATCAATAATCCCATTGAGACAATCAGTAATCTCACCTCTGTCTCCTTGCAGGTGACAAATCTGAAGCTCTGGAGGATCTCTACTATCACCATCTTAATGGCCTGGAGGGCGAATCTCATGCCGATACAGTTCCTGGGCCCCATCCCAAACGGAAGGAAGGTGTAGGGATcaatgttctctctgttctccttaCTGAACCTGAGG encodes:
- the LOC115168912 gene encoding cytochrome P450 3A19-like encodes the protein EHSSVLRFSKENRENIDPYTFLPFGMGPRNCIGMRFALQAIKMVIVEILQSFRFVTCKETEAPLELFDNGFVAPTKPIKLKLVPHVVAPSQD